GACACGTCGCTGATCTTCGAGAACCGCACCGAGGTGCCGCTGCTGATCGACGGTGCGATCATGTGGTACGTCGCACCGTCGAAAGAGGCCACGGGGCTGGACCAGTTCTCGTACGACAACGCACAGCGCAAGAACTTCTCGGTGGGCCACCCACAGCGCGACGTGATCGAGGTGGCGCTGCCCGACGGGGCCAAGCCGGGTCCCTTCGAGGGGACCGACGCGCCGCTGTCGGCGTACGGCATCCGGGTCACCCACCACGACAACCCGTACATGTACCGGGTCCTCTACCCCAACCAGAAGTTCTCGATGACCTACGGGAACGTCACGGGCCCCAGCCAGTACGACTGGCCCGTCGACGATCTGGTCGACGTGATGCTCGACACGCTACACCTCGAATTCCGCACGCAGATGGACAGCCTCGAACAGAACACCGAGCTGGTCGACGCACTCGACATGCGGAACCGCTACGGGAACTAGACGCCCACGGCACTCGCTCTCGACGCGCGGACCCCACCGTCTTTTGCTCCTCGCGCTCACAGCAGGTGACGTGCGACTCGTACAGGTCACGATACCGGCAGGCAAGCGCGACGCCATCCTCCAAGCTCTTGACGACGAGGGGATCGACTACGTCGTCAACGACGAGACGAGCGGTCGGGAGTACACCGGCGTCGCGTACTTCCCGCTGCCCAGTGCGGCCGTCGAGCCGGTGCTCGAACAGCTCCGAGCGGTCGGGATCGACGAGGACGGGTACACGGTGATCGTCGACGCCAACACCGTCATCTCCCGCCAGTTCGACGAACTCCAGGAGCGATACGACGAGGAGGAAGACGAGGACCGGATCGCTCGCGAGGAACTGACCGCCAGAGCCAGCGACATGGCTCCCGCCTTTTCGACGTACGTCGTCATGACGGTCGTCAGCGCGCTGATCGCGACGGCCGGCCTCTTGCTCGACTCGCCCGCCGTCGTCGTCGGCTCGATGGTGATCGCGCCGCTGATCGGCCCGGCGATGGCGACCAGCGTCGGCACCGTCATGGACGACCAGGAGATGTTCCGACGGGGCGTCAAACTCCAGTTGCTCGGGCTCGTGCTGGCCGTCGTCAGCGCCGGCCTCTTTGCCTTCCTCGTGCGTTCGGTCCACCTCATCCCGCCGCTCGCGGACGTCACGTCGATCCCGGAGATCCGCGAGCGCGTCGCCCCGGACTTCCTCTCGCTGGTGGTCGCGCTGGGTGCGGGGGTCGCGGGCGTCGTCAGCCTCTCGTCGGGCGTCTCGACCGCGCTGGTCGGGGTGATGATCGCCGTCGCGCTGATCCCGCCGGCTGCGACGGTCGGCATCGGCATGGCGTGGGGCCAGCCACTGGTCTCGCTTGGCTCCGCGGTGTTGCTCGCCGTCAACGTCCTCTCGATCAACCTCGCGGCGCTCGTCGTGCTGTGGTACAAGGGGTACCAGCCGAGCCAGTGGTTCCGGACCGACGAGGCAAAGAGCGCAACGGCCTCCCGGATCGGCGTGCTCGTCGTCGCTATCCTGGTCCTCTCGGCGTTTCTCGGCGGCGTCACGCTCGATACGTTCGAGCGGGCAAACACGGAAGAGCAGATCCGGGCCGAGGCCGGCGGGATCGTCGCCGAGGCCGGCGCGACGCTGCTGGAGATCGAGGTCCAGCAGACCAACACCGCGGTGTTCCAGCAGCCGACCCGCGTCGTCGTCACGGTCGGCGTCCCGCCCGGCGAGGCGTTTCCGGCGCTCGCAGACGACATCGACGCGGTGGCCGACCGGATCGCCGACCGCGACGTGACGACGGAGGTCCGTTTCGTCACCGTCGACCAGGCCGGCTGATCGTTCAAACGGGGTTTTGACCGTCCCCGAGGGCTTTGAAGGTGGGGGTCGTCGGTGGCCGTGTATGCGACGTTCAATCCCCGCGGTCGCCGTGCTGGCGACGCTCGTGCTCCTCAGTGGCTGTACGGGCGCGCTCGGTGCCGGCGACAGCGCACAGACAGCCGCCACCGACAACCGAACCGTCGACGTGGGCGCGACCGGCGCGGTCAGCGCCCAGCCCGACCAGGCCGTCGTGCGCGTCGGCGTCGAGACGCGTGCCGGCGACGCCGCGACCGCTCGACAGCAACTCGCCGACAACGTCACCCAGCTTCGAGATGCCCTCGCCGACGTCGAGGGCGCACAGGTGCGGACCAACGGCTACGACATCGGGCAGGACTACCGCCGCCCGCCCGCCGAAGAAGAGGATCCCGAGCCCCGATACGTCGCCCGCCAGTCCTTCGAGATCACTGTCAACGACACCAGCAAGGCAGGCTCCGTGATCGATACGGCCGTCGCCAACGGGGCGAACAATGTCGACAACGTCGAGTTCACGCTGTCGGCCGACCGCCGTGACGAGCTCGAAGAACAGGCCCTGGAGGGCGCGATGGACCGCGCCCGGACGAAGGCAACGACGATCGCCGAGCGGGCGGACCTGACGATCGAGGGCGTCGAGACCGTCACGACCGTCGACCGAGGCTACCGGCCCTACGCCGCCGAGGCGACGGCGACCGCGGCCACAGACGGTGCCAGCACCGACATCGACAGCGGACCGGTCACGGTGACGGCACAGGTCCAGGTCACCTACGAGGCCGCCGAGTCGGCCTGACGCCGTCGTCCGACCGGCTACCCGGCCTTCTTCGACCGATCACGACCCGCTGCCGTCCGCCTCCTCGCCGACACTCTCGTCCTCGTCGTCCGTTGTCTCTGCTGCTCTCGCTAGCGCCTGCTCGTAGCTCTCTCTGGCCAGTTCGTACGTCTCGCGCAGGTCCTCGATCGGCGTCTCGGTCGCGTCGACTCGCAGGTCGTCGTAGTAGGGATCTGCGGGCCGGTCTTCGGTCGTCGCGACCAGCAGGGCCGCGCTCTGGACCTGTAGCTCCGTGCGCTTGTCGCCCCCGGCCGCGTGGCCCGCTTCGAGCGCGTCGATCAGCCGCTCGGCCAGCGGCGCGTCGCCGTCGCGCCCGTCCTCGTAGGCCGCGGCGGTGTCTGTGAGCACGTCGGCCCCGGTCAGCAGGTTGCCCGCGACGGTGTAGTCGTCGCCGACCTCGTGGCCGAACCACTCGCCACACTCCGCGCCGGAGAAGGCGAACTCGCCGTCGGCGTCGACGCCGTGGAGCTGTCGCTCGACCTTGCCGTCGTCTGCGTCGAGCAGCGACTGCAAGGCATCTTCGACGGCCAGCCCGTCGTCGACGTACTCGATCCCGCGTCGCCCGAGATCGACGTTGACGCGGCTCTGTGTCGCGACTGCGCCGTTCTCGCTGACGAACGGACACAGCGTCCCGACCGCGGCCAGTCGGGTCGTCACCGCGACGCCGAAGCGGGTCTGTTCGTCGCCGTCCTCGTCGGTGTACTCCTCTTGGACGCAGATGCTGAAGGTCACAGGCCCCTGTTGGTCGCGACCGGCAAAAGCGGTCGGGCGATATCTCGGGTGGTGTTCAGATACGGATGAAAAGTGAGGCGGTCGGTTTTCCGAGTGCTCTATGCCCGAAAACGGCCCCCTCATCGGGAATTTAGACGAGATCGACTTAGAGTTTGTTGAACGAGAAGCGACACCACGATCGCTGATGAAATTCAGTATTCAGTTGCATCTTGCTGGATTATCGCTTTCGAATACTGTTTCTGTTCTTGAGATGTTTGGTGTCGAACGTGCTCGGTCCACTGTTCATAATTGGGTTCACCAGGCCGAGCTACAGCCAGAATCTGGTCGATCTCCGGATCACGTTGCGGTCGACGAGACGGTGATCCGAATCGACGATGAACAGTATTGGCTGTACGCCGCCGTCGATACAGAGTCAAACGAATTCCTACACACAACGCTTGAACCGACGCGTACGAACGCTATTGCTTACGCATTCTTTGCCGAACTGCGCGAGAAACACGACGTCGACGACGCCGTGTTTCTCGTCGATGGTGCGACTCCGTTGAAAGACGCGTGTTCACGTCACGGTCTCGATTTCAAATACCAAGAGCATGGAAATCGGAATCGCGTCGAACGTGTCTTTCGAGAAGTGAAAAGACGAACCTCTTTCGCTCTCAAACTGCTTCATACTGCCGGCTGTCACTTCGTGAAGATCTTCGCCACCCCGGGGTGGCGAAATCGTTCACAGACGTATAGCCGGCAGTATCAGTCACGTCGATCCAGACACAGCTGACGACTGGCTCAGATCATTCAGCTTCGCATGGAATCAGCTGATCTGAACACGATCGCCGACCACCGACGGCAACGCCGCGCCTGCGGTGGTCACTCGCCCGGCCCCGAGTCGTTGGCGGTTCCGGCTAGCCGGTCAGCCAGTACCGCGTCTGATCGACGGTCGTCGAGAGCCACTGGCCGTGGACGCGGCCCGGTCCGGGCTCGAACACCGCGTCGAAGACGAGGTCCCGGCCGTCGATACGCAGCTCTCGGAGCGTGAGCGTGCGCTCGCTGGCCCAGGTCGCGAGGCGTGCGTCGCCACACTCGTCGAGTTCGAAGTAGGTCGCTGGCGTCCGATCGGTCGTGAACGTGTACTCCCGGTCGCCGTAGGACAGCGTCTCTTCGACGATCTCGCCGAAGGCGAAGGCGATCCGGCACTGCTCGCGGGGCTCGTCGGCTCGGTCGCTGTCGACGCGGCGACGGCGATCGACGTCGTAGCCCCACTTGCGAGCCCACCCTTCGAGGAGGCGCACGTCGATCCGCGGGTTCGACCCCGACCGGCCGCCGTCCCACAGGACGTGGTACTCGGACGGGCGGTCGTCGCCGAGGTGCTGGTCGAACATGGTGGTGAGATTCGGCTGAGCCACTATATACCTGTCTGGTCGTTCACCGACGCTGCCGGCGACCGACATCGATTCAGACTTCGATAATCGGTCAGGGACCCGCTATACTGCGGCTTTCGGTTCGGTCCCGGCGTTGGCCGCGACCATCCGGCCGAGCGTCCGCACCCGGGCCTCGATGTCGGCGTCGACGAAGGCTCCGTCGTCGTCGAAGGCGTCGGACGCGTTGCGGATCCCGACCTCGTGGGGGAGCGTCCAGCCGTGGACCGTCCGGACGCCGGTTCGGAGGTGTTCCAGCGCCGGGCCGTAGGAGCCACCGCCGGCAGTCGCCAGCAGTCCGACCGTCGTGTCTCGGAACTCGTCGCGCCCCAGGTAGTCGAGCGCGTTCTTCAGCGCCGACGACACCATGCCGTGGTACACCGGCGTTCCGAGCACCACCGCGTCGGCGTCGTCGATCAGCGCCCGCAACGCTTCGGCGTCGCCCCGGTCGCGGTCGTCGGGATCGAACAGCGGCAGTTCCCACTCGCGGAGGTCGACCAGTTCCGTCGTCGCGCCGGCCGTCTCTGCGGCCGACAGCGCGTGTTCCAGTGCCAGACACGTCGTGCTCGTCTCGCGCAGACTGCCGCTGATGGCGACGACGAGCGGGGGCCCGCTCATTACAGCGTGCCTGGACGCCAACGGGCTTAACGCCCGTGATGGCCGGTCGGCCAGGTGGCTGCCGTCGGATCCCGGCAGTTACAAGCCCTGGCGACCGTAGCGACCAGTATGGACGCTCAGGAATTCGTCGACACGATCAGTTCCGAGAACAAGACGGCGCTCTCGCGGCTCGGCTCGTCCAAGGCGCTGTACGCGCTCACCGGCGGCGAGATGGACGAGGGGCCGATCCTCGCCGGTGCGGCCGACCGCGCACACTACGCGTTCGAGACCGTCGACGGGTGGGAGGGCGACGCCTTCGAGACGACCGCCGACACCGCCCGCGAGCACTACGAGACGATCGCCGACGAGCACGGCGATCACGAACCGGGCGAGCGGCCAGCGATGTTCGAGACGCTGGCCGAGCAAGACGAGACGGCCGCCCGCCTGGGCGGGCTCGTCGGCTGGACGCTCGTCGCGAAGAAGACCTTCGAGCAGCTTACCGGCTTCTTCGTCGGGCAGGCCGACCCCCAGACCTCGCAGGTGTTTCGCGATCTCGGCGGTGACATCGAAGACCTGCGTCAGGCGGCACTCGACGCGCTGGCCGAAGACGGCGACTGGGACGCCGCCGAGACGGCCGCGAGTGCGGTGGTCCAGGCCGCCTACGAGGACTACTTCGAGACGCTGGAAGCCCTCGGCGTCAACCCCAAGCCGGTCTGCTGACTTCCTTCTCGCACTCACCTGAACACATCTCGGAGCTTCTGTGTCCCAAGCCGTCCCAGCAGCTTCGCCGGCCCGCGCTTTGGCGCGTCGGCGAGCACGTCCCTGAGTGACGGTGGTTCGGGCGTTCCGAGCCCGAGGTCCCACTCGGTCGCCGCCGCGAACTGCTCGACGGCTGCCGTGGCCCGTTCCCGGACCGCTTGCGCGTCCATCGTCTGGACGACGCCGTCCTCGACGACCACCTCGCCGTCGACGACGACCGTCTCCACGTCCGAACGGCGGGCACCGTTCGCGAGCTGTGCCGCCACGTTGGTCAACGGCGTAAACTTCGCCTGGTCGACGTCGAGGACGGCGAGGTCGCCACGAGCACCGGGGACGAGGCGGCCGACCGACTCGATGCCCACCGCGTCGGCGCTCTCGGCGGTGAGCATCCGGACCAGCGCCATCGAGTCGTACTGCTGTGCTCCCGCGTCGAGGTTGGCCAGCAGGCGAGCCGAGCGCGCCTCTTCGAACAGGTCGACGGAGTCGTGCCAGTAGTGGTCGTCAAGACCGAGGCCGACGGCCACGCCGGCCTCGCGCAGGTCGGCCACCGGCGTCCAGGGAGTCTCTGGATCGAGGTTGTAGTAGCCGAAGATGGACGGACAGTGTGCGACACCGGCGTCGGCCTCGCTCATCCGCTCGATGTCCCTCTCGTCGGCGACCCGGAAGTGCGCGCCCACGAGTCGGTCGTCGAGCAGTCCGACCGCGTCCAGCAGCGCGAGCGAATCGTCGCTCCCGTTCGCGCGGGCCATCTCGTCGCTTTCGCCGAGTTCCAGCAGGTGCGTGTGGACGGGCACCTCGGGGTACTCGGCCGCCAGGTCTGCGACGCGCTCCCAGAGGTCGCGCGTACACGACCAGTCGTCGTGGGGACAGAGGGCGGCGCTGATGCGGCCGTCGTAGCTGCCGTCGAACTGCTCGACGAACGAGCGGGCCCGCTCGAACTGTGCGTCGACCGACCGGTCCCAGAACAGGTCCGACAGCATGGGTCCCATCACTGCCCGCAGCCCCGCCTCGCCGAGGATGTCCGCGCCCAGTGCCGGGCGCACGTCCATCGTGTTGACCGTCGTCACGCCCCCCTGGAGGTGAGTCAGGGCCGCCAGCTCGTACCCCGCTCGCAGCAGGTCGTCGTGCTCGCTGGCCATGTCGGCGATCAGCGGCGTCATCTGGGCGAACAGCTCGACCGGCCCCATCTCGCTGAAGGCACCCGTCAGCGCGGTCCCCTCCAGGTGTGCGTGGGCGTTCACGAGTCCGGGCAACACGAGCCGCCCTGCTCCGTCGAGGACGTGATCGGCCTCGATCTGGGCGTCGCCCGCCCGGCTCTCTCGGACGGTCGCGATGTCGCCGTCCCGGACCACGACGGTGCCGGACTCGTAGACGCGGTTGCGCTCGTCGACGGTCACGACCACTGCGTCGTGGACGACGAAGTCCGCCGTCACTGTGTAGCCCTCCCACGATCGCCCGGGAGTTCGCCGGTCCGGACCCAGCTGCGTGCCGCCTCGCGTTCCGCCGGGCCGAAGTACCGCATCTCGTCGGGACTGACCGGCCAGACCGGCGCGATGGCTCGCCAGCAGTCGAACAGTCCCCGGGCCCAGACCGAATCGCCGACTGCGGCGTAGCGACCGATGTCGAACGTCGACCCTCGTCGGAGGTCCGGCAGGATGCCGTACCAGTTCGAGAGGGCCGACCGGGCGGTCCAGTCGACTGTCTCCTCGTAGAGGTGGACGGTGTCGTGTGCGTCGGTCGTCGCCGAGAGGAGCCGGTAGAGGTCTCTGAACCCGCCGGGCGAGCAGTCGCCGACTCGAATGGCGACGACAGCCGGTGTCGGCTCGGTCAGTACTTCGAACATCGCGTCGTTCGGATCGGGCCGATAGTCGTCGAGCGCGGCCGTCACCGTCTCGCGGTCGATCATAGTCGGCGGTTCGACGACCTGTTTGTTAAGTCGACTGCTATTATACGGCATTCTGTACATAATCTCTAACAAAATTTAGGCCCTTAGTTGTTAAACAGTCGGCTTATGTCCGGTCCTGGTCGAGTGCCTTCGGCCCCGGCCACCGCGCTCGCTGCGTGGCCGATCACCTGCTTCCGACCGGATTCGCCGAGGAAGAAGATTCATGTATCTGGTGGGACCAGTTGGGGCATGGACAGTTCTCTCGACGCCGTCCGGGCGGACGACGACCTCGCCGTGGCGCTGGCGGTCGTCCTCGACCGTGCCGAGGCGGGCGACGGAACCGTCGCGTGGACGGATCTCCGGGGACAGATCGATCCCGTCGAGTGGGGCCGACTGCTCGACCATGGCGTCGTCGTCCCCGCTGGTGATCGCTTCGTCGTCGACGACCCGACCGCGGCGCGCGAACTGCTCGCACAGCGAGACCTCGACGACGCGGACCCCGACGCCCCAGAGACCGGCGGCTGGTCGCGCGCGGACAAGCTGGCAGGCGTCGGCGCACTCGCACTGATGGCGAGCTACCAGTTGCCCGGCGGGCGCGAACTGGTCGGCCAGAGCGTCAACACCGTCCTCGGACCGCTCGCGGCACAACTGCCCTTCGTCGCGACGATCACACTACTCGCAGTCGTGACCGCGCTGGCGTCGACGACGATTCGCCGCCGACTCCAGTCGAAAGAACGGATGGAGCGGCTCAAGACCCGGCTGACCGACGTTCGCGAGCGACTCGACGACGCCCGCGAGCGCGGCGACGACGAGGCCGTCGAACGGCTCCGGGCCGAACAGCAGGAGCTGATGACCCAGCAACTGTCGATGTTCAAGCACATGCTCCGACCGATGGCCTGGACGGTGCTGGTCTCGGCACCGATCTTCCTGTGGCTCTCGTGGCTGGCCGTCGCGCCCGCCGCCGCCATCGCGCCGACGGCGACGGTGTTCCCGATGCTCGGCCGGATCACCTGGACGGCCAAACTGATCGGGCCGCTGCACGTCTGGACGGTGTGGTACATCGCCACCTCGATGCTCTCGGGGCTGACGATCCAGCGGACGATGGACCGGGTCGGCGTCGGGTCCTGATCCGGCGGCGATTTCTGTCGGCTATATTCTCACCGCGTCGAGTCACTGCTCGTACCCCTGTCTATCGAACCCCACTGCACACCCGATCGCACGGCCGTCGTGCGGTCGGTGTCTCCCTCCGACTGTGCTACCGCTGTCTGGCCGAGCCCGCACTCTCTCGCTCGCGCCGGTCACGTCGCTGGCGGCGTCACGCTGGCACCCCGACGACGCCTCCCGGCGATGCGGCGTCGAACGCCCTGCCACCACGCTTCGTCATCGACTGCGGGCGGACGCCACTCGCCGCATTCGATATAGCGTACAGCAGTTTATTACTTCGCGACACAGATTCTGAGCCTCGCCCCAAAACACGGCCGACAGCATGGAAAACCGGCGAATCCGCCCAAAGCACACCGCTCAAGTCGATCGAGCCCTACTATCGGACAATGAGCGACTCCGGCCCACTGTCTCCGGACCGACCGGACGCCGAGACGGCGTTTCGCGTCGACGCACCGTTCGAGCCAGCCGGCGACCAGCCAGACGCCATCGAGCAGCTCGTCGACGGATATCGGCGGGGAATGGACAAACAGACCCTGCTGGGCGTCACCGGGTCGGGCAAGACCAACACCGTCTCGTGGGCGATCGAGGAGCTCCAGCAGCCGACGCTGGTCATCGCCCACAACAAGACGCTGGCGGCCCAGCTCTACGAGGAGTTCCGGAGCCTCTTCCCCGACAACGCCGTCGAGTACTTCGTCTCGTACTACGACTACTACCAGCCCGAGGCCTACGTCGAGCAGACCGACACCTACATCGACAAGGACGCCTCGATCAACGACGAGATCGACCGCCTCAGGCACTCTGCGACCCGCTCGCTGCTGACCCGCGACGACGTGATCGTCGTCGCCTCGGTGTCGGCCATCTACGGGCTGGGTGACCCGCGCAACTACGTCGACATGAGCCTCCGGCTGGAGGAGGGCCAGCGCATCGAGCGCGACGAACTCCTGGGCCAGCTCGTAGACCTGAACTACGAGCGCAACGACGTGGACTTCACCCAGGGGACCTTCCGCGTGCGGGGCGACACCGTCGAGATCTACCCGATGTACGGCCGCTACGCCGTCCGGGTGGACATGTGGGGCGACGAGATCGACCGCCTCGTGAAGATGGATCCCCTGGAAGGCGAGGTCGTCAGCCAGGAGCCCGCCGTCTTGCTCCACCCGGCAGAGCACTACTCGATCCCCGAGCAGCGCCTCCAGCGGGCGATCGAGGAGATCGAGGACATGCTGGCAGACCGAATCCGCTACTTCGAACGGCAGGGCGACGCCGTCGCGGCCCAGCGCATCGAGGAGCGGACCACGTTCGATCTGGAGATGATGAAAGAGACCGGCTACTGCTCGGGGATCGAGAACTACTCGGTCCACCTCTCGGACCGCGAGAGCGGCGAAGCGCCGTACACGCTGTTGGACTACTTCCCCGACGACTTCCTCACCGTCGTCGACGAGTCCCACCAGACGATCCCCCAGATCAAAGGCCAGTTCGAGGGCGACAAGTCACGCAAGGAGAGTCTGGTGGAGAACGGCTTCCGCCTGCCGACCGCCTTCGACAACCGTCCGCTGACCTTCGAGGAGTTCGAGGAAAAGACCGACCGGACGCTGTACGTCTCGGCGACGCCGGGCGACTACGAGCGCGAGGAGAGCGGCCAGGTCGTCGAGCAGATCGTCCGTCCGACCCACCTCGTCGATCCCGCGATCGAGGTCGCAGACGCCAGCGGCCAGGTCCAGGACCTGCTCGAACGGATCGAATCGATGCCCGACGAGGAGCGCGTGCTGGTGACGACACTCACCAAACGCATGGCCGAGGACCTCACCGAGTATCTCGAAGAGAGCGGCGTCGACGTGGCCTACATGCACGACGAGACCGACACGCTGGAACGCCACGAACTGATCCGGTCGCTGCGGCTGGGCGAGATCCAGGTGCTCGTCGGCATCAACCTCCTGCGGGAGGGACTGGACATCCCCGAAGTGAGCCTCGTCGCGATTCTCGACGCCGACCGGGAGGGGTTCCTGCGGTCGGAGACGACGCTCGTCCAGACGATGGGGCGGGCCGCCCGCAACGTCAACGGCGAGGTCGTCCTCTACGCCGACGACACGAGCGACGCGATGCAGTCGGCCATCGAGGAGACCCAGCGCCGCCGCCAGATCCAGCAGGCGTACAACGAGGAACACGGCTTCGAGCCGACGACTATCGAGAAAGAGATCGGCGAGTCCTCGCTTCCGGGTGCCGAGACAGACACCAGCGACGTGGCCGGTGACGGCCCGGCCGACGCCGACGAGGCGGCCCGACAGATCGAACGGCTCGAAACACGGATGGCCGAGGCCGCGGACAACCTGGAGTTCGAACTCGCTGCAGACATCCGCGATCGGATCCGCGAGCTCCGCGCGGAGTTCGAACTCGACGGCGGAGACGACGGTGGCGTGCCGGCACCCGGTCCCGGCGAGTTCTGACACTGTCGGCTGTCCGTCTGTGACTGATTCTGCCACCCCGGATGGCGAATCTCGTCACGAGGTTCCAGCCACGTATGAGGCCCGACATCTGTTCGAGACGGACGCAGCTCACGCATCGGCCGCTGAGGCACAGCTAACGCCGTATGACCGTCGTTTGTGGCTGCATCGACTGTTCCAGAAACACGCGCCCGCCCCATGTCATAAACTGCTATCCGCGATACCAAAGCACGGTCTCGACGGATTCTCCGAGTTCGCGGCGACGGCGACAGCGACCGCTCTCCTTTGCCGTGAGCCGTACACGGGATCGAGACTGCCGACGATCGATCAGGCGTCGGCTCGCACGCCGATCTCGCTCTCGAACTGCTCGAAGAACGCCTCCATGAAACGCCACCGTGACCTGCCGAGCCGCCGGGCCGGTGGCGTGTGTAGTCGTGCCAGTCGTTCGCGCGCCCACTCACGGAGGACCGAAATGTCGCGACGGTCGGTCGTCGCTTCGTGTGTCGAGGCGTCGTCGAGGTGTGCGTACTGGGTCCCCGTTCGCCCCGATCGTTCGCCGACGACACACGCGAGTCGGACGATCCCGACGGCACCGGTCGCATCGAGCTTGTCGGCGTCGAACAGGAGCTTCGCTTCCGGGCTCTCGGGCTCCGGTGAACTCGATCGGATACTGTGAGTTCGCAGGCAGTGTGCGACGGCGTCGATTCGGCTGGCAGCGACGCCTTCCTCGGCAAGCAACTCCCTGGCCGTGACCGTGGCCCACTCGCCGTGGTCGTCGATTTCCCCGACGCGCTCCAGGGGACGGCCGATATCGTGAAGCCACGCCGCCCCGGACAGCACGTCGCGATCGACAGCGCGGTCCCACCTCTCGGCGAGTCGCAGGGAGAGATCGCGGACCCGTTTCGCGTGGAACCGATCGTGCGCGGGGAGAGCAGCGTCGTAGTACGGCATCGCCAGCGATCGTGCGAGCGAATCGAGTGTGGAGGGCATCGCTCGGGGCGTCGTCGACCGGTGAAAAAGCGATTGTGGAACACGACGCCGTTCCCGAAGCACCGGCTGCGGACCGACGGCCCTCATTCTCTATCGCGGATAGTGATTTATAGGCCGTCTCGTCGGGACGGCGTCGTACCCGACGAGCAGACCGGTGAGACGCTGCTGGGCGGGCAGCGCGTGGGTTTTTGCTGCCGGCGGTCGTCGTCCCTGTATGCCGATCAGTGAGACGGTCACCACCGACGGTCTGGCGATCCACTTCCTCGAAGCCGGCGATCCGGCAGATCCGACGATCGTCCTCCTGCACGGCGGGATCATCGACGCGGCGCACGTCTCCTGGGACGAGGTGATCGAGCCGCTGGCCGCGGACTGTCACGTCGTCGCGCCGGATCTCCTGGGGTACGGCCGGAGCGGCGTCGACAGGGGCGAGGGCACGGACGGCCGGACGATTCTCCCACCGGGCTCCTACCCGGTCGGCCGGCACGTCGACGCTACGACGAGGTTTCTCGACGAACTGGCCGTCGACACGTGCTCGATCGCCGGGCTCTCGCTCGGCGGTGCTGTCGGACTCGGCCTGGCACTTCGTCGTCCCGCTCTCGTCGACG
Above is a genomic segment from Halomicrobium sp. LC1Hm containing:
- the uvrB gene encoding excinuclease ABC subunit UvrB, giving the protein MSDSGPLSPDRPDAETAFRVDAPFEPAGDQPDAIEQLVDGYRRGMDKQTLLGVTGSGKTNTVSWAIEELQQPTLVIAHNKTLAAQLYEEFRSLFPDNAVEYFVSYYDYYQPEAYVEQTDTYIDKDASINDEIDRLRHSATRSLLTRDDVIVVASVSAIYGLGDPRNYVDMSLRLEEGQRIERDELLGQLVDLNYERNDVDFTQGTFRVRGDTVEIYPMYGRYAVRVDMWGDEIDRLVKMDPLEGEVVSQEPAVLLHPAEHYSIPEQRLQRAIEEIEDMLADRIRYFERQGDAVAAQRIEERTTFDLEMMKETGYCSGIENYSVHLSDRESGEAPYTLLDYFPDDFLTVVDESHQTIPQIKGQFEGDKSRKESLVENGFRLPTAFDNRPLTFEEFEEKTDRTLYVSATPGDYEREESGQVVEQIVRPTHLVDPAIEVADASGQVQDLLERIESMPDEERVLVTTLTKRMAEDLTEYLEESGVDVAYMHDETDTLERHELIRSLRLGEIQVLVGINLLREGLDIPEVSLVAILDADREGFLRSETTLVQTMGRAARNVNGEVVLYADDTSDAMQSAIEETQRRRQIQQAYNEEHGFEPTTIEKEIGESSLPGAETDTSDVAGDGPADADEAARQIERLETRMAEAADNLEFELAADIRDRIRELRAEFELDGGDDGGVPAPGPGEF
- a CDS encoding HD domain-containing protein; translation: MPSTLDSLARSLAMPYYDAALPAHDRFHAKRVRDLSLRLAERWDRAVDRDVLSGAAWLHDIGRPLERVGEIDDHGEWATVTARELLAEEGVAASRIDAVAHCLRTHSIRSSSPEPESPEAKLLFDADKLDATGAVGIVRLACVVGERSGRTGTQYAHLDDASTHEATTDRRDISVLREWARERLARLHTPPARRLGRSRWRFMEAFFEQFESEIGVRADA